A genome region from Gadus chalcogrammus isolate NIFS_2021 chromosome 5, NIFS_Gcha_1.0, whole genome shotgun sequence includes the following:
- the pcnx1 gene encoding LOW QUALITY PROTEIN: pecanex-like protein 1 (The sequence of the model RefSeq protein was modified relative to this genomic sequence to represent the inferred CDS: deleted 1 base in 1 codon), which translates to MGSQTLQILRQGLWASITGGWYYDPHQNTFVNALHLYIWLFLLCFPFTLYMALPPTRVIVGVYCGVIGTTFLLLKTVNYRLHHALDEGEVVQRGGKGAPGGGARGEGPPADGNAQQEDSNGPGDPGGGIEMADLIRQETPPVDCSSRNSYTGTESSHQMASTHGGATRAKGRPRRLSLRGDMGRNADDMSLTLVESCSHDHDLLSDTKMYCLVSNDSFASMLPSTSLGPLELPRDPLSAELCSSSSHLLHPLLTSTCETEAPPAAPPPPPTTSTSSSSLPLQSQSFRKELRSRGLPRTSSSAGGAFPDPSQPDLAPYPPALARRGGLDPVCELEAAAAAAAAVAACRAPGPGDWYDLQRQEPAVASTSGASRDAGEGASGPQGGARGRCPAGGPSAESLRSLSTRSSGSSDSYGSGSTERDTTSTVSSLHSEQTGSTRVESLPSLSGDERGSRDRGDTPGSSASGPHPEGGGPTCSHGNGAPRGLGRRPSREANRNPHANELTAKNPPPDTPGPAPKDPPSDPRREETPATAAGVVAVETEQQEQEQGEEGGDVRPKSSAPAHASPSCSSSAGAGGRRGGRRGHGKKRASSFDASRHREYAAAATRGLTKPRSAVFPAAANAAAAATAGNNNNNEEDWSDQSELSAASSRASAHRLSTDSSSSLTSRSCHSPEGCYRALRPPPPSSGPPPPAAAATSARRPRPSRRAASAAAAGSPGGARSHARVLSLDSGTAACLSDPRRLGAAPPPRPLTSSKSDLEAKEGEVLDAASLLGRASQLESVTRSRNGPPGQAGPPGEAPDPPAAGSSSSSSGGGEEPVTFRRERSTFRRQAVRRRHNAGSNPTPTASLVGSPLSLQDVLSQASQSSSSTSQVKGQPSRASSQVTVLSASASLLARTGSSHLEGAQDKALLVGGASLHDDYGKLAPSLYEVTGGCTLGSFVPETRRASNNLWETDSHLSSTTSVRFFPHDLLSRHQIRLNQLLAMDPERLDPHGDGDLSPDLQDAPPPPAGLDDPAATPGTAAAAAAAKVKQYYRFWLLPYLWVGLHFDRLTLLALFDRNREVLENVLAVALAVLVAFLGSVLLVNDFFTDIWVFQFCLVIASCQYSLLKSVQPDSSSPRHGHNRIIAYSRPVYFCLCCGLVWLLHHGSLASRSSSRFSLYGVGLTSSLLLASARDLLIVFTLCFPLIFFVGLLPQVNTFFMYLLEQVDIHVFGGNATSSLASALYSVLRSVLTVALLYGLCYGALKEAWEPHHIPVLFSVFCGLLVAVSYHLSRQSSDPSVLISLIQSKILPKLKDKDPEDPLFEVQDPLPDKLKASVNERLQSDLIICVLIAVLFFAIHVSTVFIALQPYLSYVLYGLLTLVGLLTHYLLPQFRKQLPWYCFSQPLLKTREYYQFEVRDAAHVMWFEKLHVWLLFLEKNALYPLVILNEMSRSAWKLASPKKLDTELGALMITVAGLKLLRSSYSCPTYQYATVLFTILFFTFDCPHLSETLLLDLFLMSIVFSKLWELFYKLRFVYTYIAPWQITWGSAFHAFAQPFAVPHSAMLLVQALVSAFFSTPLNPFLGSAIFITSYVRPVKFWERDYNTKRVDHSNTRLVSQLDRNPGSDDNNLNSIFYEHLTRSLQHSLCGDLMLGRWGAVTTGDCFILASDYLNALVHLVELGNGLVAFQLRGLEFRGTYCQQREVEAITEGVEEDEGCCCCEPGHLPHVLSFNAAFGQRWLAWEVLVTKYVLEGYSITDNSAASMLQVFDLRRILTIYYVKGIIYYVVANPKLEEWLANETMRDGLRPCAERNYVDLDPTFNPNIDEDYDHRLAGISRDSFCGVYLGWIQYCNSRRAKPLDSEKDSALVLLCFGLCVLGRRALGTAAHHMSSNLESFLFGLHALFKGDFRISSLRDEWIFADMELLRKVVVPGVRMSLKLHQDHFTSPDEYEDPVVLFEAISEHQVSLVMAHEGDPAWRSAVLSNAPALLALRHVLDEGTNEYKIIMLNRRYLSFRVIKVNKECVRGLWAGQQQELVFLRNRNPERGSIQNAKQALRNMINSSCDQPIGYPIYVSPLTTSYCDSHPQLPRVLGGPISMRNIRSFVVGTWHRLRKGCGAGCNSGGNMEDSDGGGVSCGSGNGTGTASDSQQSSVSQGGTPGGPPHHPHHTHHSMGTSQSCQSVQSGLARHSPARASVVSGASSYRYSSSRHSSSLRTSTTGLEPCPRSSSSQLSLHTLPASLHLRLGSVSEPAAPPPGPPSASLSNHSIPSCKRHTLAGLLASQHLHHHHHHHLPHHHHHHHHQHYPHYHNPTVATVRRDDISYRVQIVDVSQVLETINLSKRKGLLWPDEALRVKAGRSSWREWSPLEGMEGHVIHRWVSRSREPASRSHTDKTILLVQVDDRLVPILETGVMELGAEV; encoded by the exons ggaccCTGGAGGGGGTATCGAGATGGCAGACCTGATCCGACAGGAGACCCCTCCCGTGGACTGCAGCTCCAGGAACTCCTACACTGGGACCGAGTCCAGCCACCAG ATGGCGTCCACCCACGGCGGCGCCACGAGGGCCAAAGGTAGACCCCGCCGCCTCTCTCTGA GAGGAGACATGGGGAGGAACGCGGACGACATGAGTTTGACGCTGGTGGAAAGCTGCAGCCACGACCACG ACCTGCTGTCGGACACCAAGATGTACTGCCTGGTGTCCAACGACTCCTTCGCCTCCATGctaccctccacctccctgggCCCCCTGGAGCTGCCCCGGGACCCCCTCTCCGCCGAGctctgcagctcctcctcccacctcctccaccccttgcTGACCTCCACCTGCGAGACAGAGGCCCCGCCGgcggcccccccaccaccacccaccacctccacctcctcctcctccctccccctccagtcACAGTCCTTCCGCAAGGAGCTGCGGTCCCGGGGCCTCCCCCGCACCTCCAGCTCAGCGGGCGGCGCCTTCCCGGACCCCTCCCAGCCCGACCTGGCGCCGTACCCCCCCGCCCTCGCCCGGAGAGGCGGGCTGGACCCCGTGTGCGAgctggaggcggcggcggcggcggcggcggcggtggcggcctGCCGGGCGCCGGGGCCCGGGGACTGGTACGACCTGCAGCGGCAGGAGCCCGCCGTGGCCTCCACCTCCGGGGCCTCGCGCGACGCGGGCGAGGGCGCCTCGGGGCCgcaggggggggcgaggggccgGTGCCCGGCAGGGGGTCCCAGCGCCGAGAGCCTGCGGAGCCTGAGCACGCGCAGCAGCGGCTCCAGCGACAGCTACGGCAGCGGCAGCACGGAGCGCGacaccaccagcaccgtcaGCAGCCTGCACAGCGAGCAGACGGGCTCCACCCGCGTGGAGAGCCTGCCGTCGCTGTCGGGGGACGAGCGGGGGTCCCGGGACCGGGGGGACACGCCGGGCTCGTCGGCGTCCGGGCCCCACCCGGAGGGCGGCGGCCCGACTTGTAGTCACGGCAACGGGGCCCCCCGGGGGCTGGGCCGCCGGCCGTCGCGCGAGGCCAACCGGAACCCCCACGCCAACGAGCTGACCGCCAAGAACCCGCCCCCCGACACGCCCGGCCCTGCCCCCAAAGACCCGCCGTCAGACCCCCGGCGGGAGGAGACGCCGGCGACGGCCGCCGGCGTGGTCGCCGTGGAAACAGaacagcaggagcaggagcagggggaggagggg ggggacgtgcgGCCCAAGTCGTCGGCCCCCGCCcacgcctccccctcctgctcctcctcggcgggggcggggggccgcAGGGGGGGGCGGCGCGGCCACGGCAAGAAGCGCGCCAGCAGCTTCGACGCCAGCCGCCACCGGGagtacgccgccgccgccacacgCGGCCTCACCAAGCCGCGCAGCGCCGTGTtccccgccgccgccaacgctgccgccgccgccaccgccggcaacaacaacaacaacgaggaGGACTGGAGTGACCAGAGCGAGCTCAGCGCCGCCTCCAGCCGGGCGTCGGCCCACCGCCTCAGCACCGACAGCTCCTCCAGCCTCACCTCGCGCTCCTGCCACTCCCCCGAGGGCTGCTACCGCGCCCTGaggcccccgcccccctcctccggcccccctccccccgccgccgccgccacctcggcccggaggccccgcccctcccgccgcgccgcctccgccgccgccgccggcagcCCCGGCGGCGCCCGGAGCCACGCCCGCGTGCTGAGCCTGGACAGCGGCACGGCGGCCTGCCTTAGCGACCCCCGCCGCCTgggggccgccccccccccccg gcccctcacctcctccaagTCGGACCTGGAAGCCAAAGAAGGGGAGGTGCTGGACGCGGCCTCGCTGCTGGGCCGCGCCTCCCAGCTGGAGTCGGTCACCCGCTCCCGGAACGGCCCCCCCGGCCAGGCCGGGCCCCCCGGGGAGGCGCCCgacccccccgccgccggctcctcctcctcctcctcc GGCGGGGGTGAGGAGCCGGTGACGTTCCGTCGGGAGCGCAGCACGTTCCGGCGCCAGGCGGTGAGGCGGCGCCACAACGCCGGGagcaaccccacccccaccgcctcGCTGGTGGGCTCCCCGCTCAg cctccAAGACGTGCTCAGCCAGGCGTCGCAGTCGTCGTCGTCGACGtcccaggtcaaaggtcagccgtCGCGGGCGTCGTCCCAGGTGACGGTGCTGAGCGCTAGCGCCTCCCTGCTGGCCAGGACCGGCAGCTCGCACCTGGAGGGCGCCCAGGACAAGGCCTtgctggtgggcggggccagtcTCCACGACGACTACG GCAAGCTGGCGCCGTCGCTGTACGAGGTGACGGGCGGCTGCACCCTGGGCAGCTTCGTACCAGAAACCCGCCGGGCCTCCAACAACCTGTG GGAAACGGACTCTCACCTGTCCAGTACTACCTCGGTGCGCTTCTTCCCCCATGACCTG CTCTCTCGCCACCAGATCCGTCTGAACCAGCTGCTGGCCATGGACCCGGAGCGCCTGGACCCCCACGGGGACGGGGACCTGAGCCCCGACCTCCAGgacgccccgcccccgccggccGGCCTGGACGACCCCGCCGCGACCCCCGgcacggccgccgccgccgccgccgctaagGTCAAGCAGTACTACCGCTTCTGGCTGCTGCCCTACCTCTGGGTGGGGCTGCACTTCGACCGGCTCACCCTGCTGGCGCTGTTCGATCG GAACCGGGAGGTGCTGGAGAACGTGCTGGCGGTGGCGCTGGCGGTGCTGGTGGCGTTCCTGGGCTCGGTGCTGCTGGTCAACGACTTCTTCACGGACATCTGGGTGTTCCAGTTCTGCCTGGTCATCGCCAGCTGCCAGTACTCCCTGCTcaag AGCGTTCAACCAGACTCCTCGTCTCCTCGCCAT ggACACAACCGCATCATCGCGTACAGCCGGCCCGTGTACTTCTGCCTGTGCTGTGGTCTGGTGTGGCTGCTGCACCACGGCAGCTTGGCCAGCCGGTCCTCCTCCCGCTTCTCCCTGTACGGGGTGGGCCTGACCAGCTCCCTGCTGCTGGCCTCCGCCCGGGACCTCCTCATAG tgtttaCCTTGTGTTTCCCGCTCATCTTCTTCGTGGGGCTGCTGCCCCAGGTCAACACCTTCTTCATGTACCTGCTGGAGCAGGTGGACATCCACGTTTTCGGGGGGAACG ccaccAGCAGCCTAGCGTCGGCGCTGTACAGCGTGCTGCGTAGCGTCCTCACCGTGGCTCTGCTGTACGGCCTCTGCTACGGCGCACTGAAG GAGGCGTGGGAGCCCCACCACATCCCGGTGCTGTTCTCGGTGTTCTGCGGCCTCCTGGTGGCCGTCTCCTACCACCTCAGCCGCCAGAGCAGCGACCCCTCCGTCCTCAT ATCCCTGATCCAGTCCAAGATCCTCCCCAAGCTGAAGGATAAGGACCCTGAAGACCCCCTGTTCGAGGTGCAGGACCCCCTGCCCGACAAGCTCAAAGCCTCTGTG AACGAGCGCCTGCAGTCGGACCTCATCATCTGTGTTCTGATCGCTGTGCTCTTCTTCGCCATCCACGTCAGCACCGTGTTCATCGCCCTGCAG ccctacCTGAGCTACGTGCTGTACGGCCTGCTGACTCTGGTGGGGCTGCTGACCCACTACCTGCTGCCTCAGTTCCGCAAGCAGCTGCCCTGGTACTGCTTCTCCCAGCCACTGCTCAAGACCCGCGAGTACTACCAGTTCGAGGTCCGCG ACGCGGCCCATGTGATGTGGTTCGAGAAGCTCCACGTGTGGCTGCTCTTCCTGGAGAAGAACGCGCTGTACCCCCTGGTCATCCTCAACGAGATGAGCCGCAGCGCCTGGAAGCTGGCCAGCCCCAAGAAGTTGGACACAGA GCTGGGCGCTCTGATGATCACGGTGGCGGGCCTCAAGCTGCTGCGCTCCTCCTACAGCTGCCCCACCTACCAGTACGCCACCGTGCTCTTCACCATCCTCTTCTTCACCTTCGACTGCCCCCACCTGTCCGAGACGCTCCTGCTCGACCTCTTCCTCATGTCCATCGTCTTCAGCAAG CTGTGGGAGCTGTTCTACAAGCTGCGTTTCGTCTACACCTACATCGCCCCGTGGCAGATCACCTGGGGCTCGGCCTTCCACGCCTTCGCCCAGCCCTTCGCCGTGCCTC ACTCCGCCATGCTGCTGGTCCAGGCTCTGGTCTCCGCCTTCTTCTCCACCCCGCTCAACCCCTTCCTGGGCAGCGCCATCTTCATCACCTCCTACGTCCGCCCCGTCAAGTTCTGGGAGAGAGACTACAA CACCAAGAGAGTGGACCACTCCAACACGCGTCTGGTGTCCCAGCTGGACAGGAACCCAG GCTCGGACGACAACAACCTGAACTCCATCTTCTACGAGCACCTGACGCGCTCGCTGCAGCACAGCCTGTGCGGGGACCTGATGCTGGGCCGATGGGGCGCCGTGACCACGGGGGACTGCTTCATCCTGGCCTCCGACTACCTCAACGCCCTGGTGCACCTGGTGGAGCTCGGCAACGGCCTGGTGGCCTTCCAGCTGCGCGGCCTGGAGTTCAGAG GGACGTACTGCCAGCAGCGGGAGGTGGAGGCCATcacggagggggtggaggaggacgagggctgctgctgctgcgagcCGGGCCACCTGCCCCACGTGCTGTCCTTCAACGCCGCCTTCGGCCAGCGCTGGCTGGCCTGGGAGGTGCTGGTCACCAAGTACGTGCTGGAGGGCTACAGCATCACCGACAACAGCGCCGCCTCCATGCTGCAGGTGTTCGACCTGCGCCGCATCCTCACCATCTACTACGTCAAG GGGATCATCTACTATGTGGTGGCGAACCCCAAGCTGGAGGAGTGGCTGGCCAACGAGACCATGAGGGACGGGCTGCGGCCGTGCGCCGAGCGCAACTACGTGGACCTGGACCCCACCTTCAACCCCAACATCGACGAGGACTACGACCACCGGCTGGCAGGCATCTCCAGGGACAGCTTCTGCGGGGTCTACCTGGGCTGGATCCAGTACTGCAACTCCAGGAGAGCCAAG CCGCTGGACAGTGAGAAGGACTCGGCCCTGGTGCTGCTGTGCTTCGGCCTGTGCGTGCTCGGCCGCCGCGCCCTGGGCACCGCCGCGCACCACATGTCCAG taaCCTGGAGTCCTTCCTGTTCGGCCTGCACGCTCTCTTCAAGGGGGACTTCCGGATCTCTTCCCTGCGTGACGAGTGGATCTTCGCGGACATGGAGCTGCTCAGGAAGGTGGTGGTGCCGGGCGTCAGGATGTCCCTCAAGCTCCACCAG GACCACTTCACGTCCCCAGATGAGTACGAGGACCCGGTGGTTCTGTTCGAGGCCATCTCGGAGCACCAGGTGAGCCTGGTGATGGCCCACGAGGGCGACCCGGCTTGGCGCAGCGCAGTGCTGTCCAACGCGCCCGCTCTGCTCGCCCTGCGCCACGTCCTGGACGAGGGCACCAACGAGTACAAGATCATCATGCTCAACCGCCGCTACCTCAGCTTCAGGGTCATCAAG GTGAACAAGGAGTGCGTGCGCGGCCTGTGGGcggggcagcagcaggagctGGTCTTCCTGCGCAACCGGAACCCGGAGCGCGGCAGCATCCAGAACGCCAAGCAGGCGCTGCGCAACATGATCAACTCGTCGTGTGACCAGCCCATCGGCTACCCCATCTACGTCTcgcccctcaccacctcctactGCGACTCGCACCCGCAGCTTCCCCGCGTGCTGGGCGGGCCCATCAGCATGCGCAACATCCGCAGCTTCGTGGTCGGCACCTGGCACAG gCTGAGGAAGGGCTGCGGGGCTGGCTGCAACAGCGGGGGCAACATGGAGGACTCGGACGGCGGGGGGGTCTCGTGCGGCAGCGGGAACGGCACGGGAACGGCCAGCGACTCCCagcagagctccgtctcccagGGCGGgacccccgggggccccccgcaccacccccaccacacgcaCCACTCCATGG GCACCAGCCAGAGCTGCCAGTCGGTGCAGTCGGGCCTGGCCCGCCACTCCCCGGCGCGGGCCTCGGTGGTGAGCGGGGCGTCGTCGTACCGCTACAGCAGCAGCCGCCACTCCTCGTCCCTGCGCACCTCCACCACGGGCCTGGAGCCCTGCccgcgctcctcctccagccagcTGTCGCTGCACACGCTGCCCGCCTCCCTGCACCTGCGGCTGGGCTCGGTCTCGGAgccggccgccccccccccggggcccccctcCGCCTCGCTCTCTAACCACAGCATCCCGTCCTGTAAGCGCCACACGCTGGCGGGGCTGCTGGCC agccagcacctccaccaccaccaccaccaccacctccctcaccaccaccaccaccaccaccaccagcactaccCCCACTACCACAACCCCACCGTGGCCACGGTGCGCCGCGACGACATCTCCTACCGGGTGCAG ATCGTGGACGTGAGCCAGGTGCTAGAGACCATCAACCTGTCCAAGAGGAAGGGGCTGCTGTGGCCCGACGAGGCCCTGAGGGTGAAGGCCGGGCGCAGCAGCTGGAGGGAGTGGAGCCCCCTGGAGGGCATGGAGGGACAC gtgatCCACCGCTGGGTGTCCCGGAGCCGCGAGCCGGCCAGCCGCTCGCACACGGACAAGACCATCCTGCTGGTGCAGGTGGACGACAGGCTGGTGCCCATCCTGGAGACGGGGGTGATGGAGCTGGGGGCGGAGGTCTGA